Proteins from one Nicotiana tabacum cultivar K326 chromosome 23, ASM71507v2, whole genome shotgun sequence genomic window:
- the LOC107821194 gene encoding F-box/FBD/LRR-repeat protein At1g13570, producing the protein MRSASRSGVVTISNLPCNVVDGILGCLPLKDAVKTSILSKDWRYKWVTRQELDFSDEFFKSFKEKQEAKAIIYQVLLLHRGPILKFKLGGRNLKSCPDIDHWILFLSKKNVQEFTLYMWSDNKYYLPSHLFTFQELRYLEVSECLFHPPPGFEGFEKLISLDLQHVTFVPATFKDFILKCPSLERLMLRWCTDFDTLEIDAPTLKFFDFTGESKSICFKNAPMLENVSVYLSVSRVLPYPSHVCSNLTKFFHYMPSLKELDLCNSTLEYLIMGGVPERPPTALNNIKSLRMSDMSFRNVEQVSGAVYLITSCPKLQELTIDITVSAGNVVEPVVQFLRAQSISCGVAKLLQRVEMSYFTGAETEMEFVRFILASAPVLEEILIWNVAHHFHRSTQMMDDEMKLFGRASPNVRIILEVFTEEDCVLLEPEEVMD; encoded by the exons ATGAGGAGTGCTAGTAGATCTGGTGTAGTTACAATTAGCAATTTGCCTTGTAATGTTGTGGATGGGATTCTAGGGTGCTTGCCTTTGAAAGATGCAGTGAAGACCAGTATCTTGTCAAAAGACTGGAGGTACAAATGGGTAACACGTCAAGAACTTGATTTTAGTGATGAGTTTTTCAAGtctttcaaagaaaaacaagaagccaAGGCAATCATTTACCAAGTCCTACTACTCCATAGAGGACCAATACTGAAGTTTAAACTTGGAGGTCGTAACTTGAAAAGTTGTCCGGATATTGATCACTGGATACTCTTCTTGTCAAAGAAAAATGTCCAGGAATTCACCCTTTACATGTGGTCAGACAACAAATATTATTTACCTTCTCACTTGTTTACATTCCAGGAACTAAGGTATCTGGAAGTTAGTGAATGCTTGTTCCACCCTCCACCCGGTTTCGAAGGGTTTGAGAAGCTTATTAGTCTTGATCTTCAGCATGTCACCTTTGTTCCAGCAACATTCAAAGATTTCATCTTAAAATGCCCATCGCTTGAAAGATTAATGTTGCGTTGGTGCACAGACTTTGACACCCTTGAAATTGATGCCCCTACTCTCAAATTCTTTGATTTTACAGGAGAATCAAAGTCCATTTGCTTCAAGAACGCTCCTATGCTTGAAAACGTTTCTGTGTATCTTTCTGTTTCACGAGTCTTGCCTTATCCATCTCATGTTTGTTCTAATCTTACAAAGTTCTTCCATTACATGCCTTCCCTGAAGGAACTGGATCTATGTAATTCTACATTAGAG TACTTGATCATGGGAGGTGTACCAGAGAGGCCCCCAACTGCTCTGAACAATATCAAATCTCTCAGAATGTCGGACATGTCTTTCAGAAACGTTGAGCAGGTTTCAGGTGCTGTTTACTTGATTACAAGCTGCCCCAAATTACAAGAGCTTACAATTGATATTACT GTTTCAGCGGGAAATGTTGTGGAACCTGTTGTACAATTCTTACGAGCCCAATCAATCTCATGTGGTGTTGCGAAGCTGCTTCAAAGAGTGGAGATGAGTTATTTTACTGGTGCTGAGACGGAAATGGAATTTGTTAGATTTATATTGGCATCAGCACCTGTACTCGAGGAAATCTTAATTTGGAATGTTGCGCATCACTTTCATCGGAGTACTCAGATGATGGATGATGAGATGAAACTATTCGGCCGAGCATCACCCAATGTTAGAATCATACTTGAAGTTTTCACAGAAGAAGACTGTGTGTTACTTGAACCCGAAGAAGTCATGGATTAA